CTAAAGAATAGACTGTCTCACGGATTGTGTAATAAGTTACTACTGCTTATTACACCTGATGAATTCTGATGTCTGATAACACCACTTCTGATTACCATATTTTTGGTAGTGCTCATTTATTTCATCTTGATTCATACATGAGAAAGGTGGCGTGCAGCTTATTGACCACAAACTACCCTTTGAGCCCTCAAAAATTATACTTGCTTTTTACATAATATTCATGCATTATACTTCTCCATGCATACTCATACTAACATTTGAATACATGGCTCATCAACCTAGTTATGTATCATAATGAACAACATATTTATTTTAGGTACCACATGTGCTTTATTAGGAGTTAACATTTATGTAAAGATAGCAATGGGTTTTCTTTTACATAAATAATGGACTCAGCTATTCATGCCCTCAGATGGTTGATGATAGCTTAGTGCAACTACGCAACAATTGTGCAGTGTAAGTAATGTTAGTTCTGTGCTTGGCACTTGTACAATGTCAAAAGACCTATTGAGCTATACCTCCTTGGTCATTGTCTCCTGGATTAATTTTCTTGTTTTCAAGAAAAACAGCATTGACCTATTTTAGTAATGATAACGCAATACACAGTGCAAATAAATTATTAAACTTGAGGTTCATTACCTGTACTTCTGTTGTTGAGACCCTAAGAAAGCTGTCTGGCTGGATATTGAGCGCCTGGGGCTGGATATTGCTGCCTGACCCAGACAGCTTTCCCAGGGCTACCCAAATGATGCATAAAGTCATGAGAAACAAATTGATAGATGAAATTGACTGCACACAGATAACTCTTAGTAACCTTACAACTCCTTTTAGTTGGGGATCGTAGTTTCTAACTTGTGTCATTAACCTGTTATCTGTTTTATCTTTTAATCGTGGTAATGGCTGTTTTTCCATAAAGGGTGTCTTGATCATGCTTGTGCCATGCAGAATATTGTTTGTTGTTGTTCATAAATAGTGATAGGCTATAGATTTGTAGAcatctaaaaaaataaacaaaatcatATTCTAGACGTTTTGGCTTTGGAATAACTGAGAATGCTCAATTCAGATAATAATTTGTTGCGTGAAACTCAGCCATCGATAGGAGTAGAATAATCAGTATGACAGAAGACACTGCAATATATTACTCTAACCCATTAAAAGTACTGTACAGGGATTTTTATCACTAGTGGCAATTGCACTGTGGCCTACTCTATGTTGATGTTCATCAGCTAATATGGCTGATTATACATTCTGGATTGATATTATTTTTCTATCAGCTTCTGTGGACAAGGCTTTGTGTTATAGATCACAGTTTCCATTTCATGTATTGTTTGTTTGCATACTAATCTTCTGTTCTAGCTCTCTTTCCTAACCAATCTTTCTGAATTTCTTCAGGGCAGTTTTCAGATATTTCACTTCAGCAATGGAATGGCTACAGAGGAACAAGTACTTCCATGTTGTGGTTAAAGGGGTTGAGCGGGATGGCTGGAAATTCGTATTGCTTGCTAGATTCTCGCCTTTGCCTTCCTACATTATCAACTACGCTCTATCAGCCACGGATGTTGGATTTTTCAGAGATTTTCTCCTTCCCACAATTATTGGCTGCTTACCAATGATACTACAGAATGTGTCAATCGTAAGCCTTGCTGGTGCAGCAGTGGCCTCCACTACAGGGTCTAAGAAGTCCCATATCTACTCTTACCTGTTTCCAGCAATTGGCATTGTGTCCAGCATTCTGATTTCTTGGAGGATTAAGCAGTATTCTTCTGCACTTGCTATTCCTGATGAGATTAAGAGTGCACCTGCTGATGGAAAGTCCAACGGTGATGCTAAGCTGGCTTCGCCAACATCTACAAATACCAACACTGAGAAAACTAGGAAGAGAAGGTGATTGGCAGTTGCGGCCCTGTATTCGCAATGACATCCACAGAGTATCAATTAGCTACAGTCATGCTAGTTAAAGGCTTAAATTTCAACATTGATGCATCACTACAGAAAGCATATTATCTGTTTCATGCCATGATTTTTTGGGGGCGTTTAACAGATGCTGCCTTCTTGTTTCTATCTTTGAGCTTCTCTTATTGTGGTGGATAATACCGCAATGTGAATCATAGAAGCTCATATGTTGTTTATCAAGAGTAATCTGGTGTTTTAGATTTGGCATATTCGACTGTATCTTGTATTGAAACTCAATGTATGTCCAAACAGGCGATCAGATATTCTTCTGGGTCAGAATTTGATTTCAGAACTGCTTTTGCTTTTTGGGATGTAGGACAGCTTCTGTGACATTCTCTGTGACTACACGTAGTTGTCTGTACTCTTTTGCTACAATCCAAAGCAAATCATGCAGTGAACTCCAAGCAATATTTACAGTTTGAAGAAACTTTGGTTTCACTCCTTTCTCGTCACACTATTTAACCCATGTTCTGCTTCCATATGTCCAAAAGTTACAAGAGATGAAGCTCTTCGTCCCCTTGTGTTCCTACTTTCTTCTCGGTGGCATCTATGCTCCAAAAGTCCTGTCAGATAGCCCTCCTCTGCAGGATGTATGCCCCATGGCAGCTCAGGGTGAGAGGAAGGTGTTCATGAATGGTTTCCTCTGCAAGCATCCCAGCACCATCTTGGCCTCCGACTTCAAGACCCTGCTGCTGAACCATGCTGGAGACCTGAACAACATGTTCCGGTCATCAGTGAACATGGTCACCGCCACTGAGTTCCCTGGGCTAAACACCCTGGGTCTGGCCATGGCACGCACCGACATCGCCCCCAGTGGGGTCGTGCTCCCCCACTCTCACCCGCGGGCATCGGAGATGATGTTTGTCCATGGTGGCAGCGTGGTGGTCGGCTTCTTTGACACCAAGGGTAAGCTGTTCCAGAAGACCCTGGGGGAGGGGGAGGTGTTCATCTTCCCCCGTGGTCTGGTTCACTACATCTTCAACTATGGTTTTGGTCCTTCGACGACGTTTTCAGTGCTCAA
This genomic interval from Panicum virgatum strain AP13 chromosome 8K, P.virgatum_v5, whole genome shotgun sequence contains the following:
- the LOC120644590 gene encoding uncharacterized protein LOC120644590; the encoded protein is MAARRGRGWARGAAAFAAAALAAGAGRRYGWDGASAVAAFREARGALGPWAAPAYVAAHALTLALCPPYAIFFEGGAALVFGFLPGVACVFSAKVLGASISFWIGRAVFRYFTSAMEWLQRNKYFHVVVKGVERDGWKFVLLARFSPLPSYIINYALSATDVGFFRDFLLPTIIGCLPMILQNVSIVSLAGAAVASTTGSKKSHIYSYLFPAIGIVSSILISWRIKQYSSALAIPDEIKSAPADGKSNGDAKLASPTSTNTNTEKTRKRR
- the LOC120644591 gene encoding germin-like protein 11-1, which codes for MKLFVPLCSYFLLGGIYAPKVLSDSPPLQDVCPMAAQGERKVFMNGFLCKHPSTILASDFKTLLLNHAGDLNNMFRSSVNMVTATEFPGLNTLGLAMARTDIAPSGVVLPHSHPRASEMMFVHGGSVVVGFFDTKGKLFQKTLGEGEVFIFPRGLVHYIFNYGFGPSTTFSVLNSQNPGVAGITHGMFTTDSDVLEGLMARMLKFGEMGLSDNNTAGLPWTF